The following coding sequences lie in one Pontibacter sp. G13 genomic window:
- a CDS encoding glycoside hydrolase family 2 TIM barrel-domain containing protein has product MLQPFTARMGMCLFAFLSVMLNASAQDTLSLNGYWKFQTLFGDGSNYLDIQPTDEDFVFDNSQSPFVEVHGKWQTIDQMERGVQHWKSNFLKRYFHDGDDAYVRFKSDVPNAGYYEHFIYYPFGNHLTTQVNIRHAHGTYTQHISQRNRNARWVSLGIFKVDPAADHFTEVTAITHGQVVADAVMLRPVSEETIRQAHSQKISVFKPEYDDTDWHDLKVPGHWGMINEFANYTGKGWYRKAFNLPDTWTQTENERIRVAFDGVYHLAKVYLNGTYIGTHQGGFTPFEFDVTDQLNPTGENILAVQADNNFIVGATWNWGGIIRDVRLIRSNEVRIPYQYIHAEPNLTDGTATWELKVRVENNAAVTRTLSIQANISHASLESSQTIPVQVPAHSIREFSLTGTLTADQVKLWHFDRPELYTLTTTLLSAGNPIHVKRDRFGIRKFEATSTQMLLNGEPVRLVGFNRVSDHRYWGSSEPQELIDFDVDMMKQSGANFMRIMHGTQNKRLLDRCDEQGILIVEEANIRELTNPELTAPDYPLAKQWIQEMIERDVNHPCIVGWSVGNELTEHFHYVKSTYEFAKRLDPNRMALHVSNQGYKPGESAENNPLAYGDMIFQNIYSKNPGAIMDTLHNRWPDQAMFFSEFGIERFTSPSLDNDIPGLGPWYDLIRSKRPYTTGASIWTYNDYKSGYNLTLASENRAWGLVNAWRTKRRSYYTHRRENSPLKRFEVKNLDLANQTAQVAIQIRTANDFPSFALKGYQLRYELLDETGQLLSQQTAELPDLLPGMDLITQEIAWPRFRGRPNRLHVALMTPNGYNRHDQTIFFEVPNRPVIDEAKVSAKGLRVHFTKASDAFEYELIYTVDGQRFQTDKTIAPYIELDSLPAGSQVEWQLVAWNGKGASQPSKRQKATLQGAALAPIIWDAFIADNKLVVGYSGEWADQSYTIRYGKTPQSLDDQITSHARGMMTVDLAGETTMYLQLKRTLPSGDSQWSPIIQAQSETFRRYE; this is encoded by the coding sequence ATGCTTCAACCATTCACAGCACGAATGGGCATGTGCCTATTCGCATTCCTGAGTGTGATGCTGAATGCTTCCGCACAGGACACCCTCTCGCTCAATGGCTACTGGAAATTCCAGACGCTCTTTGGAGATGGTTCCAATTATCTGGACATCCAGCCCACAGATGAGGACTTCGTGTTTGACAACTCGCAATCTCCATTCGTGGAAGTTCACGGCAAATGGCAGACCATCGACCAGATGGAGCGGGGCGTACAGCACTGGAAATCCAACTTCCTCAAGCGCTATTTCCACGACGGAGATGATGCCTATGTGCGCTTCAAATCCGACGTCCCGAATGCCGGGTATTACGAGCACTTTATCTATTACCCCTTTGGCAATCATCTGACGACGCAGGTCAATATCCGGCACGCGCATGGAACCTACACCCAACACATCAGTCAGCGCAACCGAAATGCACGCTGGGTCAGCTTGGGGATTTTCAAGGTCGATCCTGCTGCCGATCATTTCACCGAAGTCACGGCCATCACTCATGGACAAGTGGTCGCAGATGCCGTTATGCTTCGCCCTGTTTCTGAGGAAACGATTCGTCAGGCGCATTCGCAGAAAATATCCGTCTTCAAGCCCGAATATGACGACACTGATTGGCACGACTTGAAAGTTCCGGGGCACTGGGGCATGATCAACGAATTTGCCAACTACACCGGAAAAGGCTGGTATCGCAAAGCGTTCAATCTGCCGGATACTTGGACACAAACCGAGAATGAACGCATTCGAGTGGCATTCGATGGAGTCTACCACCTCGCCAAAGTCTATCTCAACGGCACATACATCGGCACCCATCAAGGCGGATTTACCCCCTTCGAGTTTGATGTAACTGATCAACTGAATCCAACCGGGGAAAACATCCTCGCCGTTCAAGCAGACAATAACTTCATCGTGGGCGCTACTTGGAACTGGGGCGGAATTATCCGGGATGTCCGATTGATACGGTCGAATGAGGTACGCATTCCCTACCAATACATTCATGCTGAGCCGAATCTGACTGACGGAACCGCTACTTGGGAACTCAAGGTGCGCGTGGAGAACAACGCTGCCGTAACAAGGACCCTTTCGATCCAAGCGAATATTTCCCATGCTTCCCTCGAAAGCTCACAGACGATCCCTGTTCAAGTTCCGGCGCACAGTATTCGGGAGTTTTCCCTGACGGGTACCCTGACCGCAGATCAAGTCAAGCTCTGGCATTTCGACCGCCCTGAACTGTACACACTGACAACCACGCTGCTTTCAGCAGGAAACCCCATCCATGTCAAACGAGATCGATTTGGCATCCGGAAATTCGAAGCGACCTCCACCCAGATGTTGCTGAATGGGGAACCTGTCCGACTGGTGGGCTTCAACCGGGTGAGCGACCATCGGTATTGGGGCTCATCGGAACCACAGGAGCTCATCGACTTTGATGTGGACATGATGAAGCAGTCTGGGGCCAATTTCATGCGAATCATGCACGGCACGCAGAATAAACGCTTGCTGGATCGGTGCGATGAACAGGGCATATTGATCGTGGAGGAAGCCAATATTCGTGAGCTGACCAATCCTGAATTGACAGCACCTGATTATCCCCTTGCCAAGCAATGGATCCAGGAGATGATCGAGCGCGATGTCAATCACCCCTGCATTGTCGGTTGGAGTGTCGGCAACGAATTGACGGAGCATTTCCACTATGTGAAATCCACCTATGAATTCGCCAAAAGACTCGATCCCAACCGCATGGCCCTGCACGTCAGCAATCAAGGCTACAAACCGGGAGAATCTGCAGAGAACAATCCATTGGCCTACGGAGACATGATTTTCCAGAATATTTACTCCAAGAATCCCGGAGCGATCATGGATACGCTACACAACCGATGGCCGGACCAAGCGATGTTCTTTTCTGAATTCGGGATTGAACGCTTCACCTCGCCGAGCCTCGACAACGATATTCCGGGGCTGGGGCCTTGGTATGACCTCATTCGCAGCAAACGTCCTTACACGACTGGCGCTTCTATCTGGACCTACAACGATTACAAGAGTGGGTACAATTTGACCTTGGCTTCCGAAAACCGCGCTTGGGGATTGGTGAATGCATGGCGTACCAAACGGCGCTCCTACTACACCCATCGTCGCGAAAACAGCCCATTAAAGCGATTCGAAGTAAAAAATCTCGATCTAGCGAATCAAACTGCTCAGGTTGCCATTCAGATCCGAACCGCGAATGACTTCCCCAGTTTCGCCCTGAAAGGCTACCAATTGAGGTATGAACTCCTCGACGAGACGGGACAGCTCCTGAGCCAGCAAACGGCAGAATTACCGGACTTGCTCCCGGGCATGGATCTGATCACTCAAGAGATCGCTTGGCCGAGATTTCGGGGAAGGCCCAACCGCCTGCATGTGGCATTGATGACCCCGAATGGATACAATCGCCATGATCAAACGATCTTCTTCGAGGTCCCCAATCGTCCTGTCATCGACGAAGCGAAAGTTTCAGCGAAGGGCCTTCGGGTGCATTTCACCAAGGCGTCAGATGCCTTTGAATATGAACTGATCTACACGGTGGATGGCCAACGCTTTCAGACAGACAAGACCATTGCTCCCTACATCGAATTAGACAGTTTGCCTGCCGGATCTCAGGTAGAATGGCAATTGGTGGCTTGGAATGGAAAAGGAGCGAGTCAACCTTCCAAACGCCAAAAAGCAACCCTTCAAGGGGCAGCATTGGCGCCGATCATCTGGGATGCGTTTATCGCTGACAACAAGCTTGTGGTGGGATATTCGGGTGAATGGGCGGATCAGTCCTACACCATCCGGTATGGCAAAACGCCCCAATCACTCGACGATCAGATCACCTCCCATGCACGAGGCATGAT